The DNA region AAGACAATAAAAATAGTATATAACCTCTGTTATACCTATGCTTCAACTTGAGCTACAAAAGGATCCCATTAAGGATGTCTGCTTAAAGGAGGTTTTACGATTACCCATACATGTGTGCTGTGTTACTGAGCCACAAACCCCAGGAGGTTTTACCATGTCACTGAGCACCTTTGGAGCCTGAATATGTAGGCATTCAAGTTTAATAATAGcaaattcagtttctgttggcTTCCTATCCAATATTTTAACTGCacaattatactgtacatttgtgaTGAAAAAGATGCAGTCAAGtcaatgtatatatttatatagtgcaaaatcacaaatttgtctcGGAGGATTTCACAATCCAATGCGCTCCGCATAGAAAGTGAAGCAAAAGAATGGAACAAAAGATAATAAAGAAGAATACATAGGTGCGTAGTCTGACCTTCTCTCCATCAGCAGTTTGAATGGACAACATGGACAAAGCTGAGTTATGTTTCTTCACCTCCCTGACGCTGGACGCAGGAATCACCACCTGCAACATTATGACAAAATACTTTGATTCTTGATGCCTTCACAGCCTTCAAGAGATCATTACAGTCATATTACACTTGTAGAACATTCTCAGTGTGACCTGACACATGGATAACCGAGGTAAAGAACCAGCTTGTTATTTCATTCCCTATTCGAAAATAATTCCCCTCTGTGTAGTCAGTCCTTGATATTAGGGTAAAAAGCCTGAACGTTGGAGATGAAAGTGAATTCCCAGGATAGCTAATGTGACTGCTCCTTTACAACTTCTGGGACAAAAGTCTGTTCTGCCAAAgttactgcaaaataaaaaacataatagtTTAACTGGCctgaaatgtgattttgaatcTGAGAAAGCCCACAGCTGTTAGACATTTCAGTGTTAAATCATTTCGCCAGTGTGAATTAGGCTTCACCTCCATGTGTCTGAGCGCGTTACCTTGGTGTCTTTGAGCAGCACGGATGAGTGGAAACACACGTGGGTCTCAGAAACAAAGAGTTTTCCATGATACAGCACCTCCTTCTGCAAGGCACAGGTGAATGCTACAATGGAGACACAGCAAGTGAAAAAGGGACACAATGTGATGTCATTTCCATAATCAATATCAAGGAATAAGTAACAAGTAGTAAGACTTCAGCTCAACTCACAGTGTGTCAGGTTCTCCCCCTCAGAAATCTCAGGAAACAGCTTGTGGAAGGATTTGTTGTGCTTCAGGAAGCTCTGTATGGGAAAAAATAGTTAAGCGTTGAAAAATACTCAACTGTGAGTGATGTatctgggatttttttttttggaatacACAAGAAACAGGTTTGGTGTTTGTTATATgaaataattgattttaaacctgcagtaactgatttttttggccacttgggggcaccAGAAACAATaaggcaaacttgttagcaaatagttgctgACACTATCATTcattggagtcatgtttgtgtcctcCAGACGAAtgttagtccaatattcactctcttttagatctggttgttttggtctctaccacctcctgagggaaatatctggctctttagctgccaaatgctccactatgttcaccagctagttacttactttgtctgtctgctgtttggtgctgagcaggtagtgtacgtGGGTCTTTAGAGGTTTatcgctgaaaacagcttcctgctgttgccaaaaacgacgctatgagagcggtgagagtgaaccaaagcagtaaagttgcgggccggacagctaaacaatgagcggAGACTCGCTATAAAGCTTcttaaagccgaggggagctgcagattcagttACGAGCGACCCCcctcacattgtcacattgttatttcattttcatttgataaaatttgttaaaaatattatataagaTTACAACCGCTTTAATTCTCCCTGTGctgcaaagaaaatgtgataaaatatgTGTGTTGCTGGGAACAGGAAGGAGCAGGATGCTGTGAAGTGGACTTACATGATTGTTGATGAGTCCTTCCGATCGCTCAAGGTTGTCCTCTGATATGGTCTGCTTCCTGAGGACACAAACAGGACAAATGCACCACACTAACACAAATGAGATAAGGACGTTATCAGGACTTTGTCTAGGTacaagtttaacattttaagcCTTCTCCTTCTCAGTTTTGCCTTAATCCCAGTGTAGTTTACCTGAGGGACATGTTGGAGTTGAGGCTGTGATTTAGCTTCTGGATCTCCAGTCGGGCATCGACCAGACTCTGTCTACATTTCTTACTGCTACACCTGCTGCTGCCTCTTCTTCCCCCTCCAACTCCGTCCAGACAGCTGTCCCAAGAGAGCAGGAGATAAATGTCAGACTGATGATCCAGCTTTTATATGGCGCACACAGGTGGGACAGATATAGAACAACATGAAGTAAAGAAATCATACAAAAAGATAAATGGATTTCTACCCAGTGGGAACATCAGTAAATGTTTCAGAGCTACTGCCTGCTGATGGTAAGCATTTCATTATCTtcactttcagttttttcaTCAGGTGAAGTCTGATTTTCCACAGAACTTAATGTAGTTCattcaaagacacacagaaaattcttagataaagaaaattaaagaaaattcTTTCATAAAGAATCTTCAAAAATATCTTTTCACGTGTAGCATCAACAACACTGTTGACTGAAGGGTAAATAGGCAAAAGAAGTGAATTTActcttcttgtttgtttgtgaatcCAATCTAATACCTCTGTCAGTTTGAATAGTTCCTTCAAATGAAAGCAAAAGTTAATCTAGCTCCAACGTCCTTGAGTACCAGCTGTATTGACTTTCTCCCCCTGCTTGGGCTAACTGTCAGCCTATTAGACCTGTGGTTAGTCTGCAGACTCTGGGAAACAGCAGGGATCTCCGGAGAATGGTTACACTTTTTTAAACCAGCAGCTACAAACACTGGCGACATACTGTGCGAGTACTGTGCACACCTGGTGCTTAGAGTGACTTATTTACACCACTGGTCAGCTGTAAAAGACAAATATTGTTGtctaattttaacaaaatattatgAAGGATGTGAaaggaacagagaaagaaaaaaaagacagaaacagtaaaatatttatacTCACACAGAGCTGTCCAGAGAGAATTTCCTGATTTTCAGGCTCATGATGGAAAATAAACACGTCCAactcatacacatgcacacactcacacactttcataCAAGCCGTGCAAGTCTATATCCTGATCTCTCAAGTTTACAAACTCATTGAAACACCTTGTGTGTGATTCTTTGGCTTCCTTTTCTAGAAGTAACTCTTGAAGCAGCAAAGAGGCAGGCGAGAAACAAAGGCAACGATTGGCTTCTTCTTGTTAAGTCAACCAATCAGATGTGAGTAGTGGGTGGGAATTTTCTCTCAGACTAAACCAACCAACGAAGGCAGGTGGAAAGGCCACACATTCTGCAGAGCTTCTGCTCCTCATGGCAACAGTTGCTATGGGTGGCACTACCTACACTGACCTTTTGACAC from Siniperca chuatsi isolate FFG_IHB_CAS linkage group LG13, ASM2008510v1, whole genome shotgun sequence includes:
- the LOC122886306 gene encoding GRAM domain-containing protein 2A-like isoform X1, with protein sequence MCMSWTCLFSIMSLKIRKFSLDSSVCLDGVGGGRRGSSRCSSKKCRQSLVDARLEIQKLNHSLNSNMSLRKQTISEDNLERSEGLINNHRRFWQQQEAVFSDKPLKTHVHYLLSTKQQTDKSFLKHNKSFHKLFPEISEGENLTHSFTCALQKEVLYHGKLFVSETHVCFHSSVLLKDTKVVIPASSVREVKKHNSALSMLSIQTADGEKCSFVSLRHREMCYKLLQTVCKHAQGKSSPHLSSAENEADHEMASSYSSLEDCGDHDLSRQHSIPLDNSFPQMSSEGPTRSNSTRHSSLTDEDDRAQSWIWRIIEKVTPFFFLREMRNLSVLFYIYMMLTVLLMLASAYIGLRIIALEEQLNSLGALTELPLHHGESDLLH
- the LOC122886306 gene encoding GRAM domain-containing protein 2B-like isoform X4, whose product is MCMSWTCLFSIMSLKIRKFSLDSSVCLDGVGGGRRGSSRCSSKKCRQSLVDARLEIQKLNHSLNSNMSLRKQTISEDNLERSEGLINNHSFLKHNKSFHKLFPEISEGENLTHSFTCALQKEVLYHGKLFVSETHVCFHSSVLLKDTKVVIPASSVREVKKHNSALSMLSIQTADGEKCSFVSLRHREMCYKLLQTVCKHAQGKSSPHLSSAENEADHEMASSYSSLEDCGDHDLSRQHSIPLDNSFPQMSSEGPTRSNSTRHSSLTDEDDRAQSWIWRIIEKVTPFFFLREMRNLSVLFYIYMMLTVLLMLASAYIGLRIIALEEQLNSLGALTELPLHHGEYQKT
- the LOC122886306 gene encoding GRAM domain-containing protein 2B-like isoform X3, yielding MCMSWTCLFSIMSLKIRKFSLDSSVCLDGVGGGRRGSSRCSSKKCRQSLVDARLEIQKLNHSLNSNMSLRKQTISEDNLERSEGLINNHSFLKHNKSFHKLFPEISEGENLTHSFTCALQKEVLYHGKLFVSETHVCFHSSVLLKDTKVVIPASSVREVKKHNSALSMLSIQTADGEKCSFVSLRHREMCYKLLQTVCKHAQGKSSPHLSSAENEADHEMASSYSSLEDCGDHDLSRQHSIPLDNSFPQMSSEGPTRSNSTRHSSLTDEDDRAQSWIWRIIEKVTPFFFLREMRNLSVLFYIYMMLTVLLMLASAYIGLRIIALEEQLNSLGALTELPLHHGESDLLH
- the LOC122886306 gene encoding GRAM domain-containing protein 2A-like isoform X2; protein product: MCMSWTCLFSIMSLKIRKFSLDSSVCLDGVGGGRRGSSRCSSKKCRQSLVDARLEIQKLNHSLNSNMSLRKQTISEDNLERSEGLINNHRRFWQQQEAVFSDKPLKTHVHYLLSTKQQTDKSFLKHNKSFHKLFPEISEGENLTHSFTCALQKEVLYHGKLFVSETHVCFHSSVLLKDTKVVIPASSVREVKKHNSALSMLSIQTADGEKCSFVSLRHREMCYKLLQTVCKHAQGKSSPHLSSAENEADHEMASSYSSLEDCGDHDLSRQHSIPLDNSFPQMSSEGPTRSNSTRHSSLTDEDDRAQSWIWRIIEKVTPFFFLREMRNLSVLFYIYMMLTVLLMLASAYIGLRIIALEEQLNSLGALTELPLHHGEYQKT